One genomic window of Brienomyrus brachyistius isolate T26 chromosome 16, BBRACH_0.4, whole genome shotgun sequence includes the following:
- the LOC125710097 gene encoding zona pellucida sperm-binding protein 3-like: protein MAVHRAVLVLLLLLGCGCKAQQKFGFPAKTPLGLAGYLAKQGAPKSAGLPSGLVAPQSAGLPSGLVAPQSAGLPSGLVAPQSAGLPSGLVAPQSAGLPSGLVATKQVAPALVKSVTGMQVNPDAVSVVCGEDYVVVLVQPILFGNGQPINASDITFGGCTPTGQDASGTVRFQSVLQGCGSTLTMTADALVYSFALIYAPSGINGLPIVRTNGAMVGIECHYLRKQNVSSNALVPTWIPYYATMAAEAQLSFSLRLMDDAWQNERASNVYFLGSVLNIEASVLVGNSQPLRVFVDSCVATLVPDVTSVPSYAFVQNSGCLTDAKVTGSHSQFLPRKQDDKLQLQLDAFRFSQDGRSSLYITCSLRATVASVPVDSQHKACSFSLATNRWVSVDGNDQVCGCCDASCGLAGVAGAQGTGVLGPIAIQQGPPTASQPGQLYILKG, encoded by the exons ATGGCAGTGCATAGGGCTGTGTTAGTGCTGCTCCTTTTATTAGGTTGTGGTTGTAAAGCGCAACAGAAGTTTGGGTTTCCTGCAAAAACTCCCCTGGGGCTAGCTGGCTATTTGGCTAAGCAAGGAGCACCCAAGTCGGCGGGCCTCCCGAGCGGGCTCGTGGCTCCCCAGTCGGCGGGCCTCCCGAGCGGGCTCGTGGCTCCCCAGTCGGCGGGCCTCCCGAGCGGGCTCGTGGCTCCCCAGTCGGCGGGCCTCCCGAGCGGGCTCGTGGCTCCCCAGTCGGCGGGCCTCCCGAGCGGGCTCGTTGCCACCAAGCAAGTTGCTCCCGCTCTGGTTAAATCTGTGACTGGAATGCAGGTCAACCCCGATGCTGTGAGCGTTGTATGTGGGGAGGATTATGTTGTGGTGCTTGTGCAACCAATCCTCTTTGGTAATGGTCAGCCAATCAATGCATCAGACATCACCTTCGGTGGCTGTACACCCACTGGACAGGATGCTTCTGGCACAGTGAGGTTTCAGTCTGTGCTGCAGGGCTGTGGAAGTACACTGACG ATGACTGCTGATGCCCTGGTCTACAGCTTTGCATTGATCTACGCACCCAGTGGTATTAATGGCCTCCCCATAGTGAGGACCAATGGTGCCATGGTTGGCATTGAGTGTCACTATTTGAG GAAGCAGAATGTGAGCAGCAATGCCCTGGTGCCAACCTGGATCCCCTACTATGCTACAATGGCAGCTGAGGCACAACTGAGTTTCTCACTGAGGCTGATGGATG ATGCGTGGCAGAATGAGAGGGCCTCCAATGTGTACTTCCTGGGAAGTGTCCTGAACATTGAAGCCTCTGTCCTCGTGGGCAACAGTCAGCCCCTGCGTGTCTTTGTGGACAGCTGTGTGGCCACCTTGGTCCCTGATGTGACCTCTGTCCCTAGCTATGCCTTTGTGCAGAACTCTGG GTGCCTGACTGATGCCAAGGTGACAGGATCCCACTCCCAGTTCCTGCCCAGAAAGCAGGATGACAAGCTGCAGCTTCAGCTGGATGCTTTCAGGTTCTCTCAGGATGGCAGGAGCTCA CTGTACATTACTTGCAGCTTGAGAGCAACAGTGGCTTCTGTGCCTGTGGATTCCCAACACAAGGCTTGTTCCTTCTCTCTTGCCACTAACAG GTGGGTGTCTGTGGATGGGAATGAccaggtgtgtggctgctgtGACGCCAGCTGTGGGCTTGCAGGTGTAGCAG GTGCTCAAGGCACAGGTGTTCTGGGCCCCATTGCTATCCAGCAGGGTCCTCCCACGGCTAGTCAGCCTGGACAGCTGTATATTCTGAAGGGATAG